In the Nerophis lumbriciformis linkage group LG18, RoL_Nlum_v2.1, whole genome shotgun sequence genome, CTCAGACATAAATATGGGAATTCGGCGCCAAATCCGCGTGTTTACTTGCTGTAGTGAGATACCAGCGAAGAAGAAAATCCGGAAGTTAGTAAGTTTGTTCCAAAAATGTGTAAAGTCAACCAATTGAGAATGTTGATGGAGCAGCGACTGAATTCTGTCATTGAAGAAATATTTGGAGTGTtggaaagaaccatagcagagtacgaggaggaactttctagaacaaaagaGAAGACAAATCGACAACAAAAACTTCTGGACGCCGTTTTCAAACCTCGAGTTGTGCTACACAAAGCAGGTTTGTTTACATCTTTTTACCTTATCATGTAACTTGAAAAGTAACGTTAAATAGTTATTGGTAAATCATTATtagttttattaatattattacacaattgtaaTTCAGGGTGTGCATTCTCCGACCGACCCAGCCCACGAGGTCTGCTAAGCAGGGCCCTAAgctttgtgtggccctaaacaagtagtttttgattgattgattgaaacttttattagtagattgcacagtacagtacatattccttacaattgacccctaaatggtaacacccgaataagtttttcaacttgtttaagtcggggtccaagtaaatcaattcatggtaagtaaATCAATTTATGGCAACCCCATTGTGACCCCATttttgtctttaaaggggaacattatcaccagacctatgtaagcgtcaatatataccttgatgttgcagaaaaaagaccatatatttttttaaccgatttccgaactctaaatgggtgaattttggcgaattaaacgcctttctattattcgctctcggagcgatgacgtcacatcgggaagcaatccgccattttctcaaacaaattacaaacacttagtcgaatcagctctgttattttccgttttttcgactgttttccgtaccttggagacatcatgcctcgtcggtgtgttgtcggagggtgtaacaacacgaacagggacggattcaagttgcaccagtgggccaaagatgcgaaagtggcaagaagttgtttgttgtttgttgcgcacactttaccgacgaaagctatgccacgacagagatggcaagaatgtgtggatatcctacgacactcaaagcagatgcatttccaactggactggacagatcagcttttaggaaaagagagcggatgaggatatgtctacagaatatattaatcgatgaaaacttagctgtctgcactctcaacgtGCACGTTGTTGCCaactgtatttcatatgctgtaaacttttCCAAAACGAAGACTAAAGTTTTCGACTTAatgtacagcccttacctttgggctggtaccgagggcgactgtgttgaccagtttgacgcgtgtaataaaataataaaataaaataaataaaaacaattttggctccaacacctagttcatagttgttagtttcctttaatgccaaacaaacacataccaatcgttggttagaagacgatcgccgaattcgtcctcgctttctcccgtgtcgctggctgtcgtgtcgttttcgtcggtttcgcttgcatactcaatagcttcagtttcttcttcaatttcgttttcgctacatgcctccacactacaaccatccgtttcaatacatgcgtaatctgttgaatcgcttaagccgctgaaatccgagtctgaatccgagctaatgtcgctgatggcgggagctgccatgcaaggcgctaaccagcagccatcaggagcaaggggtgaagtgtcttgcccaaggacacaatggatgtGACTAGGACggcagaaggtggggattgaaccccagtaaccagcaaccgtccgattgctggcacggccactctaccaacttcgccacgcctcaaaatttataaaacaaaaaaacacagacgacagaagaccacacaactcacgtagtgttaaaagccaaagaataaaagtgggtcttaagacgagacttaaaacactccactgtggaagCAGTTTGAACAAGGAGGgttgcagagtgttccagagctcaGGGCCgaacacagagaaggccctgtctcccctggttttaagtctggtcttgggcaccacaagctggagctggctctcggacctcagagcgcgcgcaggagtgtacatttggatgaggtccgagatatactgcggtgccagtccatgtaaagctttaaaaacaaacagcaaggtttataaatcaattctaaaatgaacagggagccagtgcaaactctgaagaaatCAACAACATTCTTCTTgggaacatttttcaacctgaggTAGTTCCAAAAAGAAGCCTAAACCTAACGTCACCGCCCCACATGCACACACTAAAAACAAATGGATTACATAATTTGCTTGAAATGGGTAAAAATATATAATGTCTCTAAGATGttgtatgggggaaaaaaacttttaaaaggtttttgactttttaaagatagGATTTAGCTGGTATTCCTACACGTGACTTCTTTCCGgaagtgtggtcctctgtgtttttatttttttatttctattcatcgttttaatttgttttaccctttaaaatcgtttttgatcatatttgtttttatattggttttgtatttatttattttgtttttattcagtcataggtgaatgtcaggttcaaacactgatgacatctattaaacagacgagaagcaaggaatcatgcagagacagagttaaattttgctcaacaatcacactcacattcacacactagggccaatttagtgttgccaatcaacctatccccaggtgcatgtctttgggagtGGGAGGAAGCCATAGTAccgggagggaacccacgcagttatggggagaacatgcaaactccacacagaaagatcccgagcccggaattgaactcaggactaccggtactcaggaccttcgtattgtgaggcagatgcactaacccctcttccaccgtgctgcccaactcatatacagtatatgtatattagggctgcaacaactaatcgattaaatcaatcaaaatcgattataaaaatagttggcgattaatttagtcatcgattcgttggatctatgctatgcgcatagatccatataaatatatttttttatattattattttttttataaacctttatttataaactgcaacatttacaaacagctgagaaacaataatcaaaataaatatggtgccagtatgctgttttatttcaataaaatactggaaaggatagaaatgtagtttgtctcttttatccgattattaatcggttaatcgaagtaataatcgacaatcaaattagttgttagttgcagcccttatatatatatatatatatatatatatatatatatatatatatatatatatatatatatatatatatatatatatatatgtgtgtgtgtgtgtatgtatatatatatatgtgtgtgtatatgtatgtgtatatatatatatatatatgtatgtgtatgtatgtgtgtatatatatacatgtgtgtgtgtgtgtgtatatatattagggctgaaacgacgcgtcgacgtagtcgacgtcatcggttacgtaaatacgtcgaggacgtttttgttcgtcgacgcgtcgcatatttacgtcacactaccgtcatggcggagcgcaaagcagacgatgcgagcggtgcgagcgaggggaaaaagcacgccaaaagtcgtcaaaagtgtgggagtatttcaataaacggcataagaagaaacgctacttttactccgctacttttatctacattcagctcgctactcgctactaatttttatcgatctgttaatgcacgctttgtttgttttggtctgtcagacagaccttcaaagtgcctgccttactggtgacgtttcacttcgttccaccaatcagatgcagtcactggtgacgttggaccaatcaaacagagccaggggtcacatgacctgactggctccgagttaacttcgggtgttaccatttagtgttcaattgtacggaatatgcactgtattgtgcaatctactaataaaaattccaatcaatcaatcaaaagtgtgaaggaaaaaagaccctttttttatttcaaccgtaaagactgactgcacagttcctgtcttcacaataaaagtcccgctccatcgcgcctgcgctttcaaaataagagtctccgaaagccagcgcaaacaagctagcaagctacggagtttgccgccaatgtatttcttgtaaagggtataaaaacgaatatggaaggtggacaaataagatgccaaataacaaccactttcatgtggtattagacagaaaggaggaactttttttctcctccatttgaaaacgtggacgttaccagcactgcttcctgattacaatcaatgcaagtcatcagaatcaggtaatacaccaacttatattcttgtcttcatgaaagaaaggaatctatatgttaaacatgcatgtataattattaaaacacctttaacatgtaaacaaaaacggcaaaataaataaatataaattatatactgtatatatcaatgtatgtatatatatatatgtgtgtgtgtgtgtgtgtgtgtgtgtgtgtgtatatatatacacatatatatatatatatatatatatatatataccggtatatgatatgtgtgtgtatgttactcagtacttgagtagttttttcacaacatactttttacttttactcaagtaaatatttgggtgactactccttacttttacttgagtaataaatctctaaagtaacagtactcttacttgagtacaatttctggctactctacccacctctgctaataatgttgttgtatgcacactgtgtcgagcggaaatggcctatcatagcagcacaacggcagcgttcttgccatcaccatcaactagtcaatcgtccgcgtgagtatacgttgtcatcattacacaaaaacatgaatgtgtcatttgtatctgcgttgtaaattcataaactaaagcaccgtttcgctctgagaggagcgtttggcgtgcctgttcagtgtttacaaagacgcgctcctctttaacgctaacgttaattagttgtgcaaataccttttacaacattaacaattacgtatactatgtacaaacgaacaattaactttcactttaatcatactatcattgttgtgttattaagcaaaataagcaaaagttttacttttgttgaaatgtttacactgttgttacagaatatttcgttttgcacttttttgtattggatgtttatctttatttttgcacattttagcaaataagcaatacttttacttttgttgaaatgtttacactgttgttacagaatatttccgttttgcacttttttgaattggatgtttatctttatttttgcacattttaaagcaaaataagcaatacttttacttttgaaatgcttatactattgcagaatattaagatttgcactggatgtttacttttatatttgcacattaaaagcaaataagctacttttaattttgttaaatgtttacattgttacagaatattttgtcatgttgttgtcaatgttgactgagtggccatacttttttttttgtaaataaaagccatgccttttgaaaaaactggcctacatttattttttcatcttcattttaaataaaaaaaataatcggtaaaaggaaaaataatctatagattaatcgaaaaaataatctatagattaaccgattaatcgaaaaaaataatctatagattaatcgatagaaaaataatcgttagctgcagccttaatatatatatatatatatatgtgtgtgtgtgtgtgtgtgtgtgtgtgtgtgtgtgtgtgtgtgtgtgtgtgtgtgtgtgtgtgtgtgtgtgtgtgtgtgtgtgtgtgtgtgtgtgtatatatatatgtatgtgtatatatatatgcatgtgtatatatatgtacgtgtatgtatgtgtatatatatgcatgtgtatgtatgtgtatttttatatatatgtatgtgtatatatatatatgtatgtgtatatatatgtacgtgtatgtatgtgtgtatatatatatatatgtatgtgtatgtatgtgtgtatatatatatatatatatatgtgtgtgtgtgtgtgtgtatgtatatatatatgtatgtgtgtgtatatatatatttctatatatatatatgtatgtgtatatatatgtatgtgtatatatatgtatgtgtatgtatgtgtgtatatatatatatatatatgtgtgtgtgtgtgtgtgtgtgtgtatgtatatatatatgtatgtgtgtgtatatatatatttctatatatatatatgtatgtgtatatatatgtatgtgtatatatatgtatgtgtctatatatatatatatatatatatatgtgtgtgtgtgtgtgtatgtatatatatgtatgtgtgtgtgtgtgtgtgtgtgtatatatatatatatatatataagcggtagaaaatggatggatggatggatatatatatatatatatatatatatatatatatatatatatatatatatatatatatatatatatatatatatatatatatgctttagaGCCCCTGCCTCAAAAGAAAAtagtgtttgccttggtgccctacaaTATGAGCCCtcttttaaggcaacacttgccttgaccttaaaaagttcaaattcGAGGCCTGATGTTCCCAACAAAACATTTTCATTAATGTTCATAATATGCAGCATAATTGATTCAGTTACTAGTTGGCGTAAGCGCAAACTAAAataacacctcatttgtttttgttgttctacAGACAACCAACATGTGTCAGTAAAGAGTCAAGAAGAGATTCCATCTCAGCAGCAGGAGTGGCGCTCCACTGTGGGGGAAAAGGAGCGAGAGCCCAACCTCACAGAGGAAAAGGAGAAAACGTGGGAGCAGACTCAAAggttggaggaggaggaggatgatgatgatgacaatgagGCTCAGttttcacagcttcatcacagtcaaagtgaggagtgcagaggggcggagcttctaACTCAACACATTGCAggtggagagcattgtgaagatataaactcagaaccagacagcatctttgctccactgtcagatatAGACGGCATGATGTCAGACTCTTCTGAGAGCGATCACAGTGACGACATCctaaaacctttggagagtacaAGTGACTCTAAACGTGATACGAGAGATCATACCTactacaaacactttgactgtggGAGCTCATTTAGACACAGCAGTCTTTTGACAACGTGTATGAGAACACACACCGTAGCAAAACCTTTCGCGTGCTCAGTTTGCCAGAAGAGTTTTTACACAAAGGATGGTATGACCACACACACGCGATCACACATGGAGATGAAATTCCCATGCTGGCTTTGCAATGAAAGATTCAAAAGTAAACATCACGCCATGATACACATGAGAACGCATGCTGGGGAGAAACTGTTAAGTTGTAATGTGTGTGACAGAAAGTTCACATTAAAGGGTACCCTGAAAACACATACAATAATACATGCAGGGAAGAAACCCTTTTTATGTTCAGATTGTGCTGAAAGATGAAGATTAAAGCAAACTCGATATtacacactggtgagaaaccttttacctgctctgtttgtaagaagagtttctccataaAGTATAATTTGACCACACACATGGAAAAGAATACATTTTTCCTGCTCGATTTGCCCTAAACGATTAACTTTAAAAAGAGAAAAATGAGAAcatacactggagagaaaccgttcaTTTGTAACTTGTGCGATCAAAGGTTCGCGTATTGACTTGTATTGTATTcagttggttgctttgttgggcctGCTCCTGTCTCAGGCCATGCTCCCCCCCGCCCCAGGCCACCaaagtgtatatgtttttgttgttttacttttatggctgtgtgtagaagtggctggtttccCCACGGagatttataaaatatttctgattctgattaatatCAGGTcagtacttacaaaccccgtttccatatgagttgggaaattgtgttagatgtaaatataaacggaatacaatgatttgcaaatcattttcaacccatattcagttgaatatgctacaaagacaacatatttgatgttcaaactgataaacatttttttgttgttgctaaaaatcattaactttagaatttgatgccagcaacacgtgacaaagaaattgggaaaggtggcaataaatactgataaagttgaggaatgctcgtcaaacacttatttggaacatcccacaagtgcacaggcgaattgggaacaggtgggtgccatgattgggtatcaaagtagattccaaagtagttgggaaagggcatgttcaccactgtgttacatggcctttccttttaacaacactcagtaaacgtttgggaactgaggagacacatttgttaagcttctcaggtggaattctttcccattcttgcttgatgtacagcttaagttgttcaacagtccgggggtctccgttgtggtattttaggcttcataatgcgccacacattttcaatgggagacaggtctggactacaggcaggccagtctagtacctgcactcttttactatgaagtcacgttgatacaacacgtggcttggccctgtcttgctgaaataagcaggggcgtgcgtccatggtaacgttgcttgtatggcaacatatgttgctccaaaacctgtatgtacctttcagcattaatggcgccttcgcagatgtgtaagttacccatgtcttgggcactaatacacccccacaccatcacagatgctggcttttaactttgcgcctataacaatccggatggttcttttcctctttggtccggaggacacgacgtccacagtttccaaaaacaatttgaaatgtggactcgtcagaccacagaacacttttccactttgtatcagtccatcttagatgagctcaggcccagcgaagccgacggcgtttctgggtgttgttgataaacggttttcgccttgcataggagagttttaacttgcacttacagatgtagcgaccaactgtagttactgacagtgggtttctgaagtgttcctgagcccatgtggtgatatcctttacactctgatgtcgcttgttgatgcagtacagcctgagggatcgaaggtcacgggcttagctgcttacgtgcagggatttgatttgatctgatgtttgtgtttatgcttcactgatgagagtatttggccagtgccattttgtcccactaattttggcggtccttgaactcattgtAGTTGGTTTACATTTCcaactttctccgtcgctgccacagaaaggcgtgttttatgccactct is a window encoding:
- the LOC133617810 gene encoding uncharacterized protein isoform X2; the encoded protein is MCKVNQLRMLMEQRLNSVIEEIFGVLERTIAEYEEELSRTKEKTNRQQKLLDAVFKPRVVLHKADNQHVSVKSQEEIPSQQQEWRSTVGEKEREPNLTEEKEKTWEQTQRLEEEEDDDDDNEAQFSQLHHSQSEECRGAELLTQHIAGGEHCEDINSEPDSIFAPLSDIDGMMSDSSESDHSDDILKPLESTSDSKRDTRDHTYYKHFDCGSSFRHSSLLTTCMRTHTVAKPFACSVCQKSFYTKDGMTTHTRSHMEMKFPCWLCNERFKSKHHAMIHMRTHAGEKLLSCNVCDRKFTLKGTLKTHTIIHAGKKPFLCSDCAER
- the LOC133617810 gene encoding uncharacterized protein isoform X3, with amino-acid sequence MCKVNQLRMLMEQRLNSVIEEIFGVLERTIAEYEEELSRTKEKTNRQQKLLDAVFKPRVVLHKADNQHVSVKSQEEIPSQQQEWRSTVGEKEREPNLTEEKEKTWEQTQRCPADVSAESRDSL